Proteins from one Bombyx mori chromosome 25, ASM3026992v2 genomic window:
- the LOC101741798 gene encoding beta-mannosidase: MKMNTCVLLQAFVFLFYVNNVTSVRLDLSAAHWKLTNKNGSIAVRGSVPGGVYTDLNKAGIIGDVLYGFNDVLSRWVAYDTWTYTGKFNVSAADLSTEAVNLVFDGIDTVAFVEINNTPVGSTSSMFVRYVFNVKEQMQIGENVLKITFVSPIEAANIRSQKHFAAPACVPDVYNGECHVNQLRKMQASFSWDWGPALPSVGIWKPAYIEFYNSLILRTVTTHIKKVDSHWQLRLLAYLESTKSNEILQAYFSASLQVEGGQTLVFGGDVDINTKEDKTAEVELNITISENVVRMWWPNGYGDQPLYELNVYLSNSHDVEISHKKLLIGFRTIELIEEDASIKLGNSTSAKGLTFYFKVNGYPLFMKGSNWIPANILPELGSDERIIDSLLTSARDIHTAMLRVWGGGIYESDYFYTRCDQLGILVWQDFMFACAMYPVDAEFLSNVKTEIEQTVTNLQHHPSIALWSGNNENEAALRGNWYSKPSEFNKYKQDYIKLYVDTIKPIVEALDPNRRYLISSPTNGLESEKEGYIATNPYDPHYGDTHYYNYIIDNWDYNVYPATRFASEYGFQSMPSLAVLKTATKDHKDLSLDSEFLKHRQHHPNGYVYIEQQMDKRLMLEKNDTKYFEKFLFYSQISQAMSLKVQTEYYRQSQADWYTMGALYWQLNDVWQAPSWSGIEHGGRWKMLHYFANTFFAPVLVSPRLLLSGDVDVYLLNDRFVPIFDSKITVEFFNWSSLVPIKTESYDAAAEALSSKKQNIEIDLWDEPNLDEIFLRFSLKSDGVASSPYNYIFPKPLKSVKGLNVPRIQIHVTKVKQRRVDNLTEYNVDIRVDTVVLFLWLEAASVDGHFEDNGFILAQPYIRVKYTSKSNMKPQKLEKSITFQYYVN, encoded by the exons ATGAAAATGAACACGTGTGTTTTGTTGCAAGCTTTTGTCTTTTTGTTCTACGTCAATAATGTTACATCGGTGCGGTTAGATTTAAGTGCTGCTCATTGGAAATTGACCAACAAGAATGGAT cgatTGCAGTCCGCGGCTCTGTGCCGGGTGGGGTATATACCGATCTCAACAAAGCGGGTATCATTGGAGATGTCTTGTATGGCTTCAATGACGTGCTCAGCAGATGGGTGGCATACGATACATGGACGTATACTGGGAAGTTTAACG TCAGCGCAGCAGACTTGAGCACGGAGGCAGTTAACTTGGTGTTCGATGGTATTGATACAGTGGCGTTCGTGGAAATAAACAATACCCCAGTTGGTAGCACGAGCAGTATGTTCGTGAGATACGTGTTTAATGTCAAGGAACAAATGCAG ATAGGcgaaaatgttttgaaaattaCTTTTGTGTCGCCAATTGAAGCTGCAAATATCAGATCGCAGAAACATTTCGCAGCACCAGCCTGTGTCCCTGATGTATATAATGGAGAATGTCACGTTAATCAGCTGAGGAAGATGCAGGCTTCGTTTTCTTGGGACTGGGGACCTGCTCTACCGTCCGTTGGAATTTG GAAACCAGCGTATATCGAGTTTTATAACAGTTTAATCTTACGAACGGTTACTACACACATAAAAAAGGTTGACAGCCACTGGCAGTTGAGATTGTTGGCATATTTGGAATCTACCAAGAGTAATGAGATTCTCCAAGCGTATTTTAGTGCGTCTCTACAAGTCGAAGGAGGGCAAACCTTAGTGTTTGGTGGAGACGTTGATATTAATACGAAAGAAGACAAAACAGCTGAAGTTGAGcttaatattacaataagtgag AACGTAGTCCGGATGTGGTGGCCAAACGGTTATGGTGATCAACCTCTGTACGAGTTGAACGTGTATCTCTCAAACTCTCATGACGTGGAAATTTCACACAAAAAGCTACTAATCGGCTTTAGGACAATTGAGTTGATTGAAGAAGATgcttcaataaaactag GAAATTCCACGTCAGCAAAGGGATTGACATTCTATTTTAAAGTAAACGGATATCCGTTATTCATGAAAGGATCGAACTGGATTCCAGCCAACATATTACCGGAATTGGGCTCCGATGAACGAATaa TTGATAGTTTGCTGACTTCTGCTCGAGATATCCACACGGCGATGCTACGCGTGTGGGGCGGAGGGATCTATGAATCGGACTATTTCTATACAAGATGTGACCAGCTCGGTATATTGGTGTGGCAAGATTTCATGTTTGCTTGCGCCATGTACCCTGTCGATGCGGAATTTTTAAG taATGTGAAAACGGAAATAGAACAAACAGTTACAAATCTTCAGCACCATCCTTCCATTGCGTTATGGTCCGGGAATAACGAGAACGAAGCTGCTCTGCGAGGAAACTGGTACTCGAAGCCCTcagaatttaataaatacaaacaggACTATATAAAGTTATACGTTGACACGATTAAACCGATTGTCGAGGCTTTGGATCCCAATAGGCGATATCTGATTTCGAGTCCCACGAACGGCTTAGAATCTGAGAAAGAAGGTTATATAGCGACAAACCCGTATGATCCCCATTACGGTGACACACACTACTATAACTACATCATCGATAATTGGGATTACAATGTGTATCCGGCTACAAGATTTGCTTCAGAATATGGTTTTCAATCGATGCCGTCATTGGCTGTTTTGAAGACTGCCACGAAAGACCACAAAGACCTCAGTCTGGACAGTGAATTCTTGAAACACAGGCAGCACCATCCGAACGGTTATGTGTATATTGAGCAGCAAATGGACAAGCGCTTGATGTTGGAAAAAAACGATACAAAGTATTTTGAAAAGTTCTTGTTTTATAGTCAG atttcGCAAGCGATGTCATTGAAAGTTCAGACAGAATATTATCGACAAAGCCAGGCTGATTGGTACACGATGGGCGCGTTGTATTGGCAACTCAATGATGTATGGCAGGCACCGTCTTGGTCTGGCATTG AGCACGGCGGTCGATGGAAAATGCTGCATTACTTCGCAAATACGTTTTTCGCGCCTGTTTTAGTATCCCCTCGTCTTTTGTTATCAGGGGATGTTGATGTTTATCTTTTAAACGACAGATTCGTACCGATTTTCGACTCAAAAATTACAGTGGAGTTCTTCAATTGGTCTAGTTTGGTACCTATCAAAACCGAGTCTTACGATGCAGCAGCGGAAGCTCTGAGTTCCAAGAAGCAAAACATTGAGATCGATCTTTGGGACGAACCTAATCTTGATGAAATATTCTTGAGGTTTTCCTTGAAGTCGGATGGCGTAGCCTCAAGCCCATATAATTACATCTTTCCAAAGCCACTGAAATCGGTCAAAGGTTTAAATGTTCCTCGAATTCAG atacatGTGACAAAGGTTAAACAAAGAAGAGTCGATAATCTAACAGAGTACAACGTGGATATAAGGGTTGATACGGTGGTATTGTTTCTCTGGTTAGAAGCGGCTTCAGTAGACGGCCATTTTGAAGACAACGGTTTTATATTAGCGCAGCCTTATATCCGTGTCAAGTATACAAGTAAATCGAATATGAAACCGCAGAAATTAGAAAAGTCGATCACTTTTCAATATTACGTGAATTGA
- the LOC110385013 gene encoding uncharacterized protein LOC110385013 isoform X1 — translation MSNYIVPVYIPAKTFVINNELRKVCEGAQILLFFLAFVFGSFCTFCFHMLMYLFDDKCVLFPKLLSLSSVRYSLISEFTPADIDEHLPVDFVSTQWVEKSACHLPTYVPLVSGIFGLVWTTMFLMCSTGSRTLTGLQRPWRVLLPVILFSLSMGGLCTYTSIVTHSGLKELCVKLGEITGSPTCTYTINVATLAYERRIRGVYQATQLTIATAWMHTACWLLSAFLALTRVLLAVDFQLVRVKAELIGNIDKMMEMNEKHVRTVSPDCWANDKSEYDASERHISRSSTKIHFKNNDFKVDEDSIPDSTNDSTNTERDVIYFAAPYDVLTSEMSLVPAEKNRLALRSAYKTVAKDKKFIVKIVYDLLESIEYPEIMSGESESTSSRTPETYTKSEDDSELIIPRQYGQEKINFEASKKLIKEKRELTEIELFEAEKIANEIKQKLQEKLNQGIISLHTSENTSKEKVSQTLSETPSKNDKPLKSSLKNVCQQTCRSTRKKKTKVQIFDSASTESDSTQSSDVQEVDKSTQTHPKEKQD, via the exons ATGTCAAATTATATCGTGCCCGTATATATTCCCGcgaaaacttttgttattaataatgaattgcGTAAGGTCTGCGAAG gtgcacagatacttttatttttcttggcGTTCGTCTTCGGCTCGTTCTGTACATTCTGTTTCCACATGTTGATGTACTTGTTCGACGACAAATGCGTTCTCTTCCCTAAGCTGTTGTCTCTGTCATCAGTGCGTTATAGCTTAATTTCTGAATTTACACCAGCCGACATAGATGAAC atttacCAGTGGATTTTGTAAGCACGCAATGGGTAGAGAAAAGTGCTTGCCATTTACCCACATATGTTCCGCTAGTTTCCGGAATATTCGGCTTAGTTTGGACCACCATGTTTTTGATGTGTTCTACTGGCAGCCGAACTCTGACTGg TCTCCAGCGACCGTGGCGTGTTTTACTACCGGTGATTTTATTCTCATTGTCCATGGGAGGACTCTGCACTTACACATCGATTGTCACTCATTCGGGCCTAAAGGAACTTTGTGTCAAACTCGGCGAAATAACCGGCAGTCCCAC GTGTACTTATACAATAAACGTGGCGACATTAGCGTATGAACGTCGGATCCGTGGCGTGTATCAAGCAACGCAACTCACCATCGCTACAGCCTGGATGCATACAG CATGCTGGCTTCTATCTGCTTTTTTGGCCCTGACAAGAGTGCTCTTGGCCGTCGACTTCCAACTTGTGCGTGTCAAAGCAGAGCTCATTGGAAATATTGATAAGATGATG GAAATGAATGAGAAACATGTTCGTACGGTATCTCCGGATTGTTGGGCCAACGATAAAAGCGAATACGATGCCTCCGAACGTCATATTTCTAGAAGCAGCACTAAAATCCATTTCAAAAACAATGACTTCAAGGTCGATGAAGATTCAATTCCTGACAGCACTAATGATTCTACAAACACAGAAAGGGATGTTATATACTTCGCGGCTCCCTACGATGTACTCACGTCGGAAATGTCCTTGGTACCGGCCGAAAAGAATAGGCTAGCCCTCCGTTCTGCGTATAAGACGGTCGCGAAAGACAAAAAATTCATTGTTAAAATTGTTTACGATCTCTTGGAGTCAATTGAATACCCTGAAATTATGTCCGGAGAAAGTGAAAGTACTTCTAGTCGTACTCCTGAAACGTACACCAAATCTGAAGATGACAGTGAACTAATAATACCAAGGCAATATGGACAGGAGAAGATAAACTTTGAAGCCTCTAAAAAACTCATCAAAGAAAAACGCGAACTGACAGAAATCGAACTATTCGAAGCCGAAAAAATTGCAAATGAAATCAAACAGAAGTTACAAGAGAAATTGAATCAGGGCATCATTAGTTTGCATACGTCCGAAAATACTTCTAAAGAAAAAGTCAGTCAAACTCTCTCAGAAACTCCGTCAAAAAATGACAAACCCTTAAAGTCAAGTCTTAAAAACGTTTGTCAACAAACTTGCAGGTCgacaagaaagaaaaaaacaaaagtccAAATATTTGATTCTGCATCTACAGAAAGTGACTCGACTCAGTCCTCTGATGTTCAGGAAGTTGATAAATCAACACAAACACACCCAAAAGAAAAACAAGATTAA
- the LOC110385013 gene encoding uncharacterized protein LOC110385013 isoform X2 — MERIILYEELRLIERNESEINVVWKGAQILLFFLAFVFGSFCTFCFHMLMYLFDDKCVLFPKLLSLSSVRYSLISEFTPADIDEHLPVDFVSTQWVEKSACHLPTYVPLVSGIFGLVWTTMFLMCSTGSRTLTGLQRPWRVLLPVILFSLSMGGLCTYTSIVTHSGLKELCVKLGEITGSPTCTYTINVATLAYERRIRGVYQATQLTIATAWMHTACWLLSAFLALTRVLLAVDFQLVRVKAELIGNIDKMMEMNEKHVRTVSPDCWANDKSEYDASERHISRSSTKIHFKNNDFKVDEDSIPDSTNDSTNTERDVIYFAAPYDVLTSEMSLVPAEKNRLALRSAYKTVAKDKKFIVKIVYDLLESIEYPEIMSGESESTSSRTPETYTKSEDDSELIIPRQYGQEKINFEASKKLIKEKRELTEIELFEAEKIANEIKQKLQEKLNQGIISLHTSENTSKEKVSQTLSETPSKNDKPLKSSLKNVCQQTCRSTRKKKTKVQIFDSASTESDSTQSSDVQEVDKSTQTHPKEKQD; from the exons ATGGAAAGAATAATACTATACGAAGAACTGAGGTTAATAGAGAGAAATGAATCTGAAATCAACGTAGTATGGAaag gtgcacagatacttttatttttcttggcGTTCGTCTTCGGCTCGTTCTGTACATTCTGTTTCCACATGTTGATGTACTTGTTCGACGACAAATGCGTTCTCTTCCCTAAGCTGTTGTCTCTGTCATCAGTGCGTTATAGCTTAATTTCTGAATTTACACCAGCCGACATAGATGAAC atttacCAGTGGATTTTGTAAGCACGCAATGGGTAGAGAAAAGTGCTTGCCATTTACCCACATATGTTCCGCTAGTTTCCGGAATATTCGGCTTAGTTTGGACCACCATGTTTTTGATGTGTTCTACTGGCAGCCGAACTCTGACTGg TCTCCAGCGACCGTGGCGTGTTTTACTACCGGTGATTTTATTCTCATTGTCCATGGGAGGACTCTGCACTTACACATCGATTGTCACTCATTCGGGCCTAAAGGAACTTTGTGTCAAACTCGGCGAAATAACCGGCAGTCCCAC GTGTACTTATACAATAAACGTGGCGACATTAGCGTATGAACGTCGGATCCGTGGCGTGTATCAAGCAACGCAACTCACCATCGCTACAGCCTGGATGCATACAG CATGCTGGCTTCTATCTGCTTTTTTGGCCCTGACAAGAGTGCTCTTGGCCGTCGACTTCCAACTTGTGCGTGTCAAAGCAGAGCTCATTGGAAATATTGATAAGATGATG GAAATGAATGAGAAACATGTTCGTACGGTATCTCCGGATTGTTGGGCCAACGATAAAAGCGAATACGATGCCTCCGAACGTCATATTTCTAGAAGCAGCACTAAAATCCATTTCAAAAACAATGACTTCAAGGTCGATGAAGATTCAATTCCTGACAGCACTAATGATTCTACAAACACAGAAAGGGATGTTATATACTTCGCGGCTCCCTACGATGTACTCACGTCGGAAATGTCCTTGGTACCGGCCGAAAAGAATAGGCTAGCCCTCCGTTCTGCGTATAAGACGGTCGCGAAAGACAAAAAATTCATTGTTAAAATTGTTTACGATCTCTTGGAGTCAATTGAATACCCTGAAATTATGTCCGGAGAAAGTGAAAGTACTTCTAGTCGTACTCCTGAAACGTACACCAAATCTGAAGATGACAGTGAACTAATAATACCAAGGCAATATGGACAGGAGAAGATAAACTTTGAAGCCTCTAAAAAACTCATCAAAGAAAAACGCGAACTGACAGAAATCGAACTATTCGAAGCCGAAAAAATTGCAAATGAAATCAAACAGAAGTTACAAGAGAAATTGAATCAGGGCATCATTAGTTTGCATACGTCCGAAAATACTTCTAAAGAAAAAGTCAGTCAAACTCTCTCAGAAACTCCGTCAAAAAATGACAAACCCTTAAAGTCAAGTCTTAAAAACGTTTGTCAACAAACTTGCAGGTCgacaagaaagaaaaaaacaaaagtccAAATATTTGATTCTGCATCTACAGAAAGTGACTCGACTCAGTCCTCTGATGTTCAGGAAGTTGATAAATCAACACAAACACACCCAAAAGAAAAACAAGATTAA